From a single Leptidea sinapis chromosome 1, ilLepSina1.1, whole genome shotgun sequence genomic region:
- the LOC126967055 gene encoding collagenase-like, whose protein sequence is MWFVLFSSLLCHQALSHYIPSNYAEPIQGRQGRIVSGWDAELGQFPYQAYVRAVDNRGNILTCSGSVIDAKWVLSSAACVAGRQSVTVLAGLTNVNNAEYVSETRRWYTYPTFDVNEPGRAQQNDISLIYLPIAMTFTDNLNSIQLQSRSDAYNDYTGVQLTASGWGLTWTNGFRPTELQWVYLSGVPDAQCRGLFGNIVNQNTLCARYWNVTTQSICEGDSGSPLVDNDSGVPVLTAVASFVVSAASGGCHSGLPAGFIRVGPFHSWFTRVTGIDFNEVATTTTVVDDTSTTVADDTTTTVADDTTTTVEDDTTTTVEDDTTTTVADDTTTTVEDDTTTTVVDDTTTVADDTTTVADDTTITVEDDTTTTVVDDVVTVDGVWTNSRWFNF, encoded by the exons GCTCTCTCCCACTACATTCCCTCGAACTATGCTGAACCCATTCAAG GTCGTCAAGGACGCATAGTTTCCGGGTGGGATGCAGAACTTGGCCAGTTCCCTTACCAAGCATACGTGAGAGCCGTCGACAACCGTGGAAATATTCTAACTTGCAGTGGATCAGTGATTGATGCTAAATGGGTTCTCAGTTCTGCAGCTTGCGTGGCTgg CCGCCAGTCGGTGACAGTGTTAGCTGGATTAACTAACGTTAACAACGCCGAGTACGTGTCAGAAACCCGTCGGTGGTACACCTACCCCACATTCGATGTGAATGAGCCAGGACGTGCTCAACAGAATGATATATCGCTCATCTATTTGCCGATTGCAATGACATTTACAG ACAACTTGAATAGCATCCAATTGCAATCCCGAAGTGACGCCTACAACGATTACACAGGTGTTCAATTAACCGCCAGTGGTTGGGGATTAACTTGGACTAACG GATTCAGGCCAACAGAACTACAGTGGGTATACTTGTCTGGTGTCCCCGACGCACAGTGCAGAGGACTTTTTGGTAACATTGTCAATCAGAACACACTTTGTGCGCGTTACTGGAATGTTACTACGCAGTCAATTTGTGAG GGTGACAGTGGTAGTCCTTTGGTTGACAACGACTCAGGTGTACCTGTACTGACGGCGGTGGCATCTTTCGTAGTAAGTGCCGCTTCTGGTGGTTGCCACTCCGGATTACCAGCAG GTTTTATCCGAGTTGGCCCATTCCATTCCTGGTTTACCCGAGTTACTGGAATAGACTTCAATGAGGTAGCCACTACAACAACTGTTGTAGATGACACTTCTACTACTGTAGCAGATGACACTACTACTACAGTAGCAGATGATACTACTACAACAGTAGAAGATGATACTACTACAACAGTAGAAGATGACACTACTACAACAGTAGCAGATGATACTACTACAACTGTAGAAGATGATACTACTACAACTGTAGTAGATGATACTACTACTGTAGCAGATGATACTACTACTGTAGCAGATGATACTACTATAACTGTAGAAGATGATACTACTACAACTGTAGTAGATGATGTTGTCACCGTTGATGGTGTATGGACTAACTCACGCTGGTTCAACTTCTAA